One Chaetodon auriga isolate fChaAug3 chromosome 14, fChaAug3.hap1, whole genome shotgun sequence genomic window carries:
- the LOC143331495 gene encoding protein LBH-like, whose protein sequence is MTEVMNSLEPGTEDFSGGGAAADQGAIFPDTHERYPKLSKRLPSIVVEPMDAAEVESGELRWPPDEPSSPDAQTERQRAEEEAADEEQSSVGVDEEASGAEMQDSN, encoded by the exons ATGACTGAGGTGATGAACTCTCTGGAGCCAGGTACGGAGGACTTCAGCGGGGGCGGAGCAGCGGCGGATCAGGGCGCA ATCTTCCCAGATACCCATGAAAGGTATCCAAAGCTGTCCAAGAGGCTCCCGTCCATCGTGGTCGAGCCGATGGACGCGGCCGAGGTGGAGAGCGGCGAGCTGCGCTGGCCGCCGGACGAGCCGAGCTCTCCGGACGCCCAAACCGAGAGACAGCGTGCcgaggaggaagctgcag ATGAGGAGCAGTCGAGCGTCGGCGTGGATGAAGAGGCTTCAGGTGCCGAGATGCAGGACTCCAACTGA